The genomic region TACCGCTTCCGTAATCCGGTGTAAAGCCGTATCCGTGCCGATCGTCATGTCGCTGCCGTACATGTCGTTGTCGATCGAAGCGGTCAGCCCGACGATCGCGAGCTGGGGATAGGCGGCAGCTTCTTCCGGGCGAATTTCGCCATTTTCGACTAATTCCTTCAGTAATTCCGGCCATTCGCGCCGGAAGAGGTCGGCCCCGGTGAGGGTGCCGTCACCACCGATCGCCACGAGGCGATCGATCCCTTCGCGGATTAAGTTGCGGGCAGCCCGGCGGCGACCTTCCCGAGTTTTAAAGGCCAAACTGCGCGCGGTTCCGATAATCGTTCCTCCTTTTTGGAGGATACCACTGACTTCGTGCCAGGAGATCGGACGGATGCAGGCTTGTTGCGGCAGGCTGACATTGCCCATAAACGGTTCGTTGTCGCGACTCGAAGGCGCCGGGAGGGGGCATTCTCCCCCTTCCACCATGCCTTGGTAGCCTTCGTAAATGGCGTAGACTTCCGCCCCTTTGGCGAGGGCCGCGCGGACTACCGCCCGGACGGCGGCGTTCATTCCCGGCGAGTCGCCGCCACTGGTGAGAACTCCGAGACGTTTTTTCTCCTGCACGATCTATCTCCCAACTTTGCTGACAATGACGACGGTGACGACCCCTCAGCTTGCACCTCAGACCGAAACCAGAAAAATTTTATCGTCCTCACCCCCTCCCGATCCCGATCGCCGGGTGGATCGCCGAGGCGAATTTGTGCGGTTCCGATGGCCGCGATCGCCCGCGTCAAGCGCCGTCAAGGCCGATCGAACCCTCGGCGGAACCCGCCGGGGATGTCAGGATTTTTAGGTTTTTTTTCGGGATCGATCGCCGCGCGAGCCTAGAGACTGGACTGACTCGCTTCTTCCACCGTCGCCACTTCCACTGTCGGCGCTGGCGGTTGGGGAGTATTCCAAGCGCTCGGGTCGCCGACGTAAATCCCCAGCGATCGCGCGCTTTGTACCATAAAGCCGTTGGAGTCCACCGGGGACGGACAGCGCTGCTGTTGGTGCGCTTGGGAAATCAGGGCGATCGCCTGTTCTAACGGCTTGCTCTCGACTTTGCCCCCTTCCCACACCACGAGGCGGTTGTATTGTTCGCGATCGATCAGTTGCACCGCTTTGATGCCGAAACTGGTCGCCAACAGGCGATCGAACGAAGACGGCGTCCCACTGCGCTGCAAGTGACCCAACACCGTCACCCGGGTATCGACTTCCTGCATCCCGCAAAACTCGATCGCGTCGCGATCGCACAAGTGTTTGCTGTACGCCTTAATTTGCTTCGCCACGTAATCCCCGATCGCCCGCGACTGGCGCCGATCCTGGTGCTTGACCCCTTCCGCCACCACCACTAAGGCGAATTTGCGCTTTTCCTGGTGCAAGCGCGCAATTTTATGGCAAATATTATGCACGACCTCCTCATTGACGATCGGGGTCAGTTCGGGAATCAAAATCACGTCCGCCCCCCCGGCAATCCCGGCATGAAGGGCCAAATGTCCCGCATCTCGTCCCATCACTTCCACCACCATCACCCGTTCGTGAGAAGCGGCGGTAAAGGTCAAATCGTAAAGCGCCTCGGTCACCGTATCCACTGCCGTATCGAAGCCCACGGAGCGTTCGGTAAACGGCACGTCGTTGTCAATGGTTTTCGGCACCCCGATCAGCTTCCACTGTCCTTTTTGGGCGAGTTGGTACAGAATTTCCAAACTTCCGTCGCCGCCGACCCCGATCAGGGCGTCGAGTTCCAAACGGTTATATCCTTGTATAATTTTCTCGGCGATCTCGGGATCTCCCGTGTTGCCTTTACTCAACGATCCGAGGACGCTACCGCTTAGAAATTGCAAGACATCTAGCCCCTGCAGCAGTCCGGGGATGTCGTAGCCGTGTTCGTACAGTTTCAGGTCTTCCGGCTGGCGATCGCCGTTGGCAATGTCGATAAAACCGTCCGTTCCGTAAGGAATCCCGTAGACTTCCCAGCCTTTATGCGAAGCGCATTTGACCACGGCACGGATCACCGCGTTCAATCCCGGACAATCGCCTCCACTGGTGAGAATCCCGATCCGTTTTTTCGACGAATTATTCATAAACTATGCTTAAAATGACAAGACGCTGTTTTTCTAATTTAACAAGGAATCAATCCCTTGCCAGCCCGCTATGTCGTTAAAATTACATTCTTTTCAAAAACTTAAGATCTTGTTGTTAAAGCCAAAAACTGCTCATTTTAACCCTGTTTTTTCGATCGCCCCCTCGGCAAAAAAACCAATCTATCTTCTTAATAAAAACTAAAACTACAAATTTCTTGATTCTCGATTGTAGGGATTGGATCGCCCCTACAATTCTACCTTCAAAAAGCCGTTAAAAAGTCGTTTCGATCCCTCTTTCCCGTGCGATCGCCCCCGGAGGAGGGTAGATTTTTCGGCCAAAGCCAGAGACAATCGAGATGAACACCCACGATTGTCAGATTGTATGCAGACCAACGATCTAAAACTCGGTTTGACCCGCGCGCAACATTTGTGGATTGCTGGGGCCATTTGGACCCTCGTCGGAACGGGGTTGCTGACAATGGGATTAGTTTTCTGGTTTCACTTCCCTTATTTAGGATTCCTCGACCGCACCCATTTACTCGGAGGATTCGCCGCCGTCACCGTCGGTTCGATCAAAGGAAAACTGATTCTCGATCGCACCGCCAACCGCGTCATCGATCGCGTCGAAACCCTCGACGAACCCAACCCCTTTAAAAGCATCTTTCAGATGTTCGGCGCCAAAACGATCGCCCTGATTTTCGCCATGATGGGAATCGGGATCGTCTTGCGCCTCGCCGGGGTCAGCTTTGAAGTGCGCGGTCTGATTTACATCGCCGTTGGAACGGCCCTGGTCTGGAGTTGCCGCCGTTATTGGATTTCGTCCTTCCAGCCCCCCGTCGCCGCCGATGAGTAACCCCCCCTCGATCGCCTCGACCGCCGCCCGGATAGACGGGCGGGATTTAAACCGACTCGGCGCGATCGCTCGTGAGATCGCTTGGGGCGCTGCCGATATACTCGTCCCCCACCACGGCAACGCCACCGGAGGCTTGCGGGTTCGTCACCAAGCGGACGGCCCGGTGACCAGCGCCGATTTGGCCGCCAGTCACTACATTTTGCAACAATTGCGCGTCGCCGTCGGTAGTCAAGACTACGCCTTCGTCAGCGAAGAAACCTACAAACTCGATCCCGACTCGCGCGATCGCTGTCGCCACGATTGGGTCTGGATTATCGACCCGATCGACGGGACGCGATCGTTCATTCACGGCGATCCCAACTACGCCATTCATATCGCCCTCGCTTACCGAGGGCGTCCGGCGGTCGCCGTGGTCGCCATTCCCGCCGCCGACAAGCTCTATTACGCCCACCTCGGCGGTGGGGCGTTCCTCGAAACCCGCGACGGACAGCAAACTCGGGTCCGCGTTTCCCCGCGCGATCGCCTCCAAGAGTTGTGCGTCGTCACCCGTCGCTCCGATCGCGACAGTCGCTTGTATCAATTGTTGGCTCACCTTCCCTGTCGTCACCGCCCGCAACTCGGGAGTATCGGTTGTAAGATGGCCGCTTTGATCGAAGGCAACGGCGACGCTTATATTTCTCTGTCCGGTCGAACCGCTCCCAAGGACTGGGATTTGGCCGCGCCGGAATTGATTTTGACCGAAGCGGGGGGACGATGTACCTATCTCGACGGTACGCCGTTGCAGTACAATCGCGCCGATATCAGTCAGTGGGGTTGCGCGATCGCCTCCACCGGAGGCTGTCACGACGCCCTGCGATCGGCGATCGCGCGGGGGTTGAGTGAGATCGATCGCCGCCGCAGCCAGATCGGGTCTAGATAGAATCCGCGATCGCCTCGGAGTTAGGGAACCTTTTTCTCGGCGACGACCGCATAAAACGGATCGCCACCTCCCATTCCCAATAATTGCAAAATCGTGGGAACCTCCGACTGACGGGCGATCGCCTCTACTTCCCCAAAGCCTTCGACCGAGTTAAAATAACCTTTGACTAATTTCAAGCGATCGCCCTCACTTCCGTCCCGCCAAGCTTGAATCGCCTTTTGATAAAACATCCGATTCGAGAAACTGACGATCGCCACCCCTCCCGGCTTGAGAACGCGCAGCATTTCCCCAAAAATAATTTCCGGCTGTTGCAAATACTGCACGGATACCGCGTTGAGAACCGCATCAAAACGGTTATCTTCTAACGGTAAAATCGGGTTTTTATTCAAATCCTGCACGAAATATTCGTCAAAACACCGGTTTTTTGCCAACTCTTCCTCATTGAGTCCGTGTCCCACCACCCGGGAAAATTCCAGATCGTCGGGAAGGTGAGACACCCAAGAACTCATTAAATCGAGAATTTCCGCCTTCGGTCGCAGGCGATCGCGGTATAACTGGGTGAGGCGATCGATAAATCCATTATCGACATGGGTGACGAATCGGGGATAAGCATAAAAGAGGCGATCGTCACTTTCATCCAACTTAGTTCGCTGATTCGGTTTGAGTTGCATCGTTTACCCCTCCGTTCGATTTTATCTCAATATTTTAAGCGAAGGATTGACAAAAATCGAAAAGATAGGACACGGCAATGCCGTGTCTCTACGGAAATATAGGGTTAGATAATGACTGAATTTTAGACCCCATTGGATCGATTTGCACCGACGGGCGATCGCCCTTATATTAATTCGCAGAACTAGCGATTTCATCGGTTTTTGCCGCCATAATAAAATCGTTGCGGTGCAATGCCGAAATCGTATGCGTCCACCAGGTTACCGTCACTTTTCCCCATTCAGTCAATAAGGCGGGATGGTGTCCTTCCGCTTCTGCTAAATGACCGATTTGATTGGTAAATGCGAGGGCTTCTTTGAAGTTTTTAAAAGCATAGGTTCGCTGCAGTCGTGGTTCTCCCTCGACTTCAATTAAATTCCACTCCGGAATTTGCGGTTTTAATTCGGCAATTTCTTCGGCATTTGCAGGTTGAGACTGCTTATTACACGCCGAGCATTTTTCTTGAGTTAAGGTAGCCATTGCAATTTTTAATCTCTTCAACTGCATTCTCAAACTATCATTTTTTGCGGCGATCTACCTCTTCCAAAAGTTAGAAAATTATCTTTTTTAATTTTAAAGCGATTGGCTTCCCGATCTCGCGATCGGCAGACAATACACCTATCTCGATCTTGGAGTGAACCCCACGAACAATAGAGAGAAGACTCAGTTAGTTTAGGGATTACAATAATGACATTCCCCAGGATTAGCGGTTTTTCGTCCTTGAGGAAACAAAACTTCCTGTTTGAATCCACATTTTTTACAGCCATGAATTTCAGCTAACATCAACGAAGTGGGTAAATGACACCACTCGCAAGGTAACCCCGCTTTGCGTTCGATAACATCAAATCCGGGCCAATCGCATTCGGGACAACTGCACTCTAATTTTCGGATTAAATCTAAGGTTGCTTGTTCGATAACTTGGAGACGTAAAGGATTGAAATGAGCGCGCATGTCGGTTTCTAAATGAACTTTTTTATCCGCCGATCGCGCGATCCCAGTTTCGATAATGTCTGCTAACTGTTCTGAATTGTTAATTCCTTTAAAAATCTCCTCATTCTCACGATCGCCCACGATCGCCACTAATCCATGTTCGGGAAATCCAATGTTTTCGGCAAATGCTAAGGCTTCCTCAACGGAAGAAACCCGCCGATGACTGTAGTTTGTTTTTGTAGAGATCGCTTCGCCAATCACTTCTAAGTCCATCGTGCGATCGTGCAGTAAAACCACTTCGCGATTGGAGGGTAAAAACGGGATGGCAGGATGGGGGCCAAAACTGCCTTCACTGGCGATCGCCAACGTTTCTCCCGTCAGTTCGATCGCCGCGATCGCCTTCAAGCGTGCCGTTTCGATTTGGGTTCCCTTACGCTTAATTTCCCGGGTAAACGTTCCAAAGCGATCGGTATTAAAGTTTTGCGGGACAATGCTGCGAATTGCCAATTTTTCCGCCAAAATTGGCGCGATCGCCCGTTCTTTGCGGTGCATGGTCGCGATCGCCGCTACCCGTTCTTTTAAAAAATCTGCGGTCATCATTAATCGATCTTTGACCTCCTTAATTGACAGGAATTTTAAAATTAAATTAGGGATTGTTTGAAAAAGTGTAAATTAGAATTTTTTATAAAAAGATTAATAAAAAGTTATGGCTCGACTTCCACGACTTCGCTATAATCGGCGATCGACCCATCAACACCTATCCACCCCAAACCGTGACTGAAAATTTTAATCTAAATCGTGAAATTCCCCCCGATTGGCACAGCAAACTTGAAGAAATTGCTCGTCTGAGACAGACATCGATCGATTGCATTGTAGCAGAGGCGATCGCGCAATATCTCGGTGAAGATACCCCACCCCACGATCGCCGTCTGGAGGTGCTAGAAAATCGTGTTTCTCAGTTAAGCCAAAATCTCGATCGCCTCCAGAAAATTTTATCTCAATTGCAACTGCAAAACTTATCCGACGATCGCGATCGGCCATTACCCCCCTCTCCCACGACTCCCACTGTTTCACCTCCTCCCAATTTCTCGCCGATGGATGAAGTCATTTACGACGAACCCGATGAAATTCTTTACGATTTTCTCGAACCGGAAGCAACGGAATAAGAATTATCGCGAATTTCCTACAGAAATCCATTCCATCTCAATTCGATCGTCGATTGCCATCCATCGACGATCTATCGTTCGATTCGTTTGAGTAAATGGTAAAAGGGATCCCAGTTGTCCTGTAAGGCGATCGGTTCCCAAACCGCCTCAATTTCCGGACGGACGATCACTGTTTCTGGGTTGTAACAGGCCAAGCGTTCGGTCATCATCTCTAGTTCGTCTACAGAAATAAATTGCAGTAAATGGTAGTAACACTGCCGCCAATGAGTGACAACTTCTTCATCGGAGAAGTTCGGTAAAATTTGGTTTACATCGTCCCACCAGTGGCGATCGAACTGTTTGCGAATTTGCCAGAAAAACTCGTGATAGCCGACTTCTGTTTGCTGCAATAAGGCGATCGTTGTTTTTACTAACTCCGTCCCGGTTTCTTCTGGAAACCCTTCGGCGAATCCCAACTTTGCCAGCATCAAACGGCGATATTCTCGATTGTAATAATCGTAAAATGGTTCTAAAGCGGCGTCCATTTCTTGGGAGTCGGCGATCGCGCGCAAAGGCACTTGTAACATTTGTAAATTCCAGCGACAAATCGGCGCTTGGTTGCCGTAACTGTAACGTCCGAAATAGTCGAAATAAGCGGCAGTAAATTGAGGATCGTAACGAGGAATAAACGCATAAGGGCCGTAATCGAAACTTTCCCCAGTAATGGCCATATTATCGGTGTTGAGAACGGCATGACAAAAGCCTGCCGCCATCCACTGCGCCGCCAACTTTGCTACCCGCTTGACTAACTCGGCATAAAACAATATATATTTTTCGGTCGAACTCGGGCGATCGCCGGGTGCATAAGGAACGACCGGATCGGCGTTGGCGCGATCGACTTCGGGATAGTATTGCGCGATCGTGCGATCGACCAATTTGGCGATCAAATCTTTACGACCCAGATAGTGTAAGCGCTCGAAGGTTCCGAAACGAATGTGAGACTCACTCAGGCGCACCATCACGCAGGATCGCGTCGGCGAGGGTTCGTCCCCGCGCCACAATTGTTCCCCCGTTTCAATGACCGTCAAACAGCGCGATGTCCTCACCCCCATGCGATGCAGCATCTCCCCGGCTAGAACTTCCCGAACGCCACCTTTGAGGGTCAGGCGACCGTCTGCGGTGCGCGAATAGGGCGTCCTGCCGCTTCCTTTGGTACCGAGATCGTATAATTTACCATCCGTACCTCTGAGTTGGCCGTAAATAAAGCCGCGACCGTCGCCGAGTTGTGGGTTATACTCGCCAAATTGATAGCCGTGATAACGCAAAGCGAGAAACGGACGCACTCCCCGAAACTGTCCGAAGGCTTCGATCAAGTCGTCATCGCGGACGGTAGCCGGATTGAGGCCAATTTTAGCCAGCAAGTCATCATTGCGAAAACGCAACCGATGCAGGGGAAAATCGGCGGCAGTTACGATATCGTAATAGTCGTCCCCTAGGTTTTCTAGGAAGGGTTCGTAAGCGAGATCGAGCAGGGGATTGTCGGTCGCGGGGTTGGGGGTTTCCTCTAGAGTCATCAGTCCGATTTTGCCAGTGGTCTGTTTTGATTTTGCCAGGAAGTGCGATCGATCGCACGGTTGGGAATTTTAGATTTTAGATCTTGGATTTTAGATCTTGCTTTTCGTCTTCCTCGGCGTTGGTGAGGGAATCCGTTTTTACACGGGATACAGTTTATTTTAGGTCAATTTGGCGACGATCGATATAAGTTTGGCCAACAGACGTGATTGGGAAAGAGTTATATAGTAATTTTAAATAATTTGTAACCCAAGCAGGGAGCAATATGCTCCCACTTCCAAGGGTTGGGGGGTCACCTTGACTTGACTGATTTAGGACGGCTATATAGCAGTTTCTTAACTCCTTCAAATTCAGAAATTACCGAACTAAAAATTGGATTGGAAGGCCAATTCTCCCGTCGTCAATTCTCTGTGCTGACTCGCGAACGGCAATCCCGATTTTCCGACGATCGCGATCGCCGTTATATAATATAGGCAGATTACTCGATAAGCTGTCGTTGTTGGCAATGGCGAACCTCTAACGATTGTGGCAACCTGTCTCTGTACTGGTGCCGATTTGTTTGGGGATTTTTACTTACTTTTTAGCATTGCCCTGTTTTAGATCGTCATCTCCGTTGACGGACGGCAATGGAAGCCAAAAACTTCTCTATAGATCTCCGATTTTATACCGTATTTTGGCTTTTTGATAAAATTTATTCCCCCCTAATTGTCGAGTAATCTTTTTTGATGTCATCGGCAAACTAGTGGAGTTTTGCTATGTTAGATGCTTTTCCTGAAGGAGTCATCGTCGATCCGGGATTCCAGTTTTTTTTATTAGCAATTTCCGGGGCGATTGCCTTTCTAGCAGGATATTTCATTCCGAAAATGATTCAACCCGCGATCGCGATCGCCGTTTCCGAAAAAGCCGGAGATACTTATTCTAAAATTGTCGATCCTTATCGGAGTTTAATTGGGATTGTCATTGCTTTAGGAATTACTGATATTTCTTGGTTGATTATTCCTTCTCCCAACGATCTATGGTTTGAGATTGTTGAAATTCCCCTGAGTTTAACATTGGCGATCGCCGCAACTTGGTTAGCCTCTCGGTTATTTTCCAATTTCTTCGATGTCTACTTACTCGATGCGGCGTTGAGAAAAGGGAGAAAAACGAATAGCGAATTACTGATTCTCGGCAAATATATCGCTAATGCGGCCTTTATTTTTGTCGCAATTGTTATTTTCGCTCAAGCTCATCAAATCAATATTTTAGGGATTTTGGCAAGCTTGGGAATTGGCGGTTTAGCGGTAGCTTTTGCGGCGCAAAAAACCTTAGAGCAACTCCTCGGTGGAATCGTGCTTTATGTCGATCGCCCTTTCTCGGTCGATGACTATATCGGCTTACCCGACGGCACTTTTGGACGGATCGAATCGATCGGATTGCGATCGACAAAAATCCGCTCTTCCGGGAAAGGAACCTTAATCATCGTCCCCAATAGTTCCCTGACTCAAGTTACGATTGAAAACTTCACTGGGGCGAAAAAAGTGATGGCTATTTTATATCTAAATTTGCATCAAGTTATCCCCAGTGAAGAACGCGCCTTAATCCGTCAAACCATTGTCAATAGTACCGACGATATTTTTGGGATCGACTCGCGCAATACCGATGTAGCATTCCGCGATCGCAAAAATGGCGGTGAGAATATCACCCAAGTTCAAATTACCTTTTTCATCTTAGGTTCTGGCGATGTCTCGATGGATTTACGGCGTCAACTGCTCGATTTAGCCACTCAAAGTATTACTCAACAGTTGAGAGGTTACGGCATTGAATTTGATATTGAAGAGTCTACCATTTATGTTGATTCCCCAATTACTATCTAACATGAGTTTTTCCGATGTATTGAGTTTCTTTGTCAAGCCAGAAATCCGGCGATTAATCGGATTTTTCATATTTTTCTGCTTGTCTTTGCTGGTTGGCGAATATACCCCGAGCATCGTTAGAATCATTATTCACCGCTTTTCTCCCCAGCAAGTTACGATTATTTACGATAACTTGATCGATCCGATTAAAGGAGCCTTCAAAACCGCCGGGAAGTTTATTTTGATTTCTCTAACCTTTATCTGGTTGGAGCAAGATTATCAAGCAATTAACAATTTTCTAACTCCGTTTATTAATCTCGGAGTTGTCAGTAGTGTGGCTTGGTTGCTCTCGCGGTTGTTTCGTCAGTTTGTTCGGTTTTACGGAATTGACTTGATTCGCAAACTCGGGCGAGAAGTCGATGAGTTTCTGCTTGTTTTCGAGACATTAGCCAATATCGTGATTGGTTTTTTTGCCGCCTTGGTTTATGCCAATAGTTTGCGCATCAATTTAATTGGTTTAATGGCCAGTTTGGGGATTGGGGGTTTGGCGGTGGCTTTCGCCGCCCAAAAGATTTTAGAACAGTTACTCAGTACGATCGTTTTGTATTTAGACCGTCCTTTTATTCCCGGGGATTACATTCGCTTGCAAAACGGTCAGTTAGGACGGGTCGAGTCGATTGGCTTGCGTTCTACTAAAATCAGAACTTCGGCAAAAAGCACCTTATTTATCGTCCCGAATTCGACGTTGATTAGTATGGAAATTGAAAATATTACCCGGGCGAAAAAGGTGATGGTGTTACTCTATCTTGAGTTTTTTCGGGTATTAGACCAACGGGAACATGCTCTCGTTCAACAGACGGTGAAGGAAAGCACGAATTCTTTGTTTGGTATCGATCCGGGGAGTACGAAAATTACGTTTAACGATCGCTTCATCAAACGCAATGAGGAAGGGTTTGAGAAAGAAATTACCCAAGCTCGCATTACTTTCTTCATTCTCGGATCCAGTGAAAACTCTATTGAGTTGAGAAAGCGATTGCTCGAAATTGCCAACGATTCGATTTCGCACAAATTGCGATCGTTCGGCGTCGAATTTACGATGCAAGACCCGACGATTTACGTGGAGTCTCCGGTCACTTTGTGAGGCAGACCGGACAAGTTTACACTCGATCGCGTTTGGTAATGAAGTGTTACGGTTTTACCCCCTTCCAGATCGGGTTTACGGGGCTAGAATAAAAACATGAGGTCCAAAAATGATGGTTTTCGACGGATTCACTCTGTCAAAGAACCACAGATTTATATTTCAGGAGGGATACACCTCATGTCTCCAACGTTCGCTAGTTCCGCAACTCCCCTCGGTGTCAGCCCTTATGCCGAAAAAACTTTAGGAGATCGCATTGACGACGCGATCGCCGAAGCACGAGCGATTACCGACGAAAAAGGGGTAGAATCTCGTGAAAGCGCGGTTGCGTGGGATATTGTCGAAGAATTACTGTCAGCTTCCGCTCATCGTCGCGAAAAATTGCCGAAAAACGCCTTTGAAGTCTATTGTTCGGAACATCCCGAAGCTCAAGAAGCCCGGATGTACGACGTTTGATCGCGATCGCTCCCGACTGTTGACGGTTAACGATTGACCTCAAAGATCGCGCGATCGCCCGACCCCAACGATCGCGCGAAACGGCCTCAGACTTTGCGGTTATCCGCACTACAATTAAGGCGATTCCTCGCCTTTTAAATCAATCCAAGAACACCGACGGTACTGCCGTTCGAGTAACTCTAAATTCGGGCGTGCTTCCTCATCTGAAGGCAGTTCCAAGCGCCGCCCCGCTAATTTTCCATAGCTCGTTTGCGCTAATTCCGGCGCGATCGCCACCGTCAGTGTTTTTGGATCGATCGCCAGTAAATTCTGGTTAAATAAGTTATGTAAATCGGCGCGCAAAATTAAGCCATTTTCTAAGTCTTTTGCCCCCGCCGCGCGATCGCGATCCAGCCGCACCGCGTCGATCGCCGCCTCTACCTCACATCCAGTCAAAGGGCAGCGATTGTTATATGCAGCGAGTAACTTAGTGCGAAATGCGGGCGATTCTCGTCGGTTCCACCACCACGCCAGCAAAGGCACCACGCCGCCGCCGACGATCGCTCCGGCGATCGCCCCGGCGCCCGAGATCAGAAAAAATTGACGGTTCGAGTCCGGAACCGCCCCCACCTGGGGCATTTGGGCGATCGCCAAACTGCTGCCGATCTCCTCTTGCGCCGCCTCCGCATCCACCGCCGCCTCTCGAACCCGGTCTAACTGCTGTTGCTTGAGTTCGACTCGTTTCTCCAATTTTTGCCGCTCTTCGGCGTCGCCGCCTGTATAATTGTCCCGTGCTTGGCGGGTCGCCTCCAACTCCTTGCTAATTTCCGGCAATTGCCGCTCGATATTTTGTAACACCACTTGCAGCGAATTTTGATTGAGCAAACGGCTTTGTTCGATCATCGCTTGCATCAATAATTGTGCAGTTTCTTGCGCCGATTGCGCCGTTTCGTCGCGATAGTAAACCTCCAGCGCCGAATTCCCGTCTCGATTGACAACCCGCAGTGAAATTCGCTCCAATAACGTCGGTGGGGTTTCGTTCACCCGCGAACTCACCGCTTCTAAAACATTATCCGCCAGCAAAATTTCTTTAGACAGTTGCTTCCCTTGTTCGAGAATTTGGGTCGCTGTTTGGGAAAAAGAAATTGGCGGATTTGCACCCACTAAAACCCCACGGGCCACATATTTCGGAAGGGGATCGAGACCCATAAAAGCCCAAATCCCCGCACCGCCGACGCTCATTGTAAAACAGGCGATCGCGATCCATTTCGAGCGATTTAAAAGCTGAACATAACGCCGCATTAATGACCCGTTCATGGGGGATTCCCGAACGACAACAAACCCGCACGATCTTGAGGCTTCGCCCCAGTTTACCTCACGCCCATCGGCGTTTTGACTAACTCGACGACTAACTTCACCTCATATTCCTGCTCGAAGACTTCTTTTTTCTGTTCCAAACTCCACAATTCGAGGGCGCATTCGTCGCCGGGATCGGTGGGCTGTAACTTCAAGTAAACCTCTTGTTTCTGTTGGTCGTACTCGCATTGTACTTGGGCGATCGCCCCGATCGCACGGCGATCGAGCGCCACCGCCAAGCGCAACAGCGCACTTAACTGAGACACTAACTTCCGTTCTTGTTTCGGTAAATTGCTGTAATTATCGTGCTTTTTCTTCGGCGCACTCTTGCGGTGGTAGCGCGCCAAATTGGCGATAATTTCAATTTCCGTTTCCGTATAACCGAGCAGTTCGCTATTGCGAATTAAATAATAAGAATGTTTGTGGTGCGACGAATGATTGACGTGAACCCCGCAATTGTGCAGGATCGCCGCCGTCCACAGCAATTCGCGCGCTTCGAG from Oxynema aestuarii AP17 harbors:
- a CDS encoding mechanosensitive ion channel family protein, which produces MLIPQLLSNMSFSDVLSFFVKPEIRRLIGFFIFFCLSLLVGEYTPSIVRIIIHRFSPQQVTIIYDNLIDPIKGAFKTAGKFILISLTFIWLEQDYQAINNFLTPFINLGVVSSVAWLLSRLFRQFVRFYGIDLIRKLGREVDEFLLVFETLANIVIGFFAALVYANSLRINLIGLMASLGIGGLAVAFAAQKILEQLLSTIVLYLDRPFIPGDYIRLQNGQLGRVESIGLRSTKIRTSAKSTLFIVPNSTLISMEIENITRAKKVMVLLYLEFFRVLDQREHALVQQTVKESTNSLFGIDPGSTKITFNDRFIKRNEEGFEKEITQARITFFILGSSENSIELRKRLLEIANDSISHKLRSFGVEFTMQDPTIYVESPVTL
- a CDS encoding Calvin cycle protein CP12, which encodes MSPTFASSATPLGVSPYAEKTLGDRIDDAIAEARAITDEKGVESRESAVAWDIVEELLSASAHRREKLPKNAFEVYCSEHPEAQEARMYDV
- a CDS encoding HNH endonuclease, with the protein product MNGSLMRRYVQLLNRSKWIAIACFTMSVGGAGIWAFMGLDPLPKYVARGVLVGANPPISFSQTATQILEQGKQLSKEILLADNVLEAVSSRVNETPPTLLERISLRVVNRDGNSALEVYYRDETAQSAQETAQLLMQAMIEQSRLLNQNSLQVVLQNIERQLPEISKELEATRQARDNYTGGDAEERQKLEKRVELKQQQLDRVREAAVDAEAAQEEIGSSLAIAQMPQVGAVPDSNRQFFLISGAGAIAGAIVGGGVVPLLAWWWNRRESPAFRTKLLAAYNNRCPLTGCEVEAAIDAVRLDRDRAAGAKDLENGLILRADLHNLFNQNLLAIDPKTLTVAIAPELAQTSYGKLAGRRLELPSDEEARPNLELLERQYRRCSWIDLKGEESP